In a single window of the Thunnus thynnus chromosome 9, fThuThy2.1, whole genome shotgun sequence genome:
- the maea gene encoding E3 ubiquitin-protein transferase MAEA isoform X1 — MAVQETASQLSMALKVQEYPTLKVPYETLNKRFRAAQKNIDRETSHVTMVVAELEKTLSSFPVVDSVVSLLDGVVEKLSALKRKAAESIQAEDESAKLCKRRIEHLKEHSSDQPASVNLWKKKRMDRMMVEHLLRCGYYNTAVKLARQSGIEDLVNIEMFLTAKEVEESLERQETATCLAWCHDNKSRLRKMKSCLEFSLRIQEFIELIRQNKRMDAVRHARKHFSQAEGGQLDEVRQVMGMLAFPSDTHISPYKDLLDPARWKMLIQQFRYDNYRLHQLGNNSVFTITLQAGLSAIKTPQCYKEDGTSKNPDCPVCSKSLNKLAQPLPMAHCANSRLVCKISGEVMNENNPPMMLPNGYVYGYNSLLSIRQDDKVVCPRTKEVFNFSQAEKVYIM; from the exons ATGGCGGTGCAAGAGACAGCATCCCAACTGTCCATGGCTCTCAAAGTCCAAGAATATCCCACCCTGAag GTGCCCTACGAGACTCTGAACAAACGTTTCAGGGCAGCTCAGAAGAACATCGACAGGGAGACGAGTCACGTGACGATGGTGGTTGCGGAGCTGGAGAAGACGCTTAGCAGCTTCCCGGTGGTCGACTCCGTGGTGTCACTGCTGGATGGAGTGGTGGAAAAACTCAGCGCCCTGAAGAGGAAG gCTGCCGAGTCCATCCAAGCAGAAGACGAGAGTGCCAAGCTGTGTAAGCGTCGTATCGAGCACTTGAAAGAGCACAGCAGCGACCAGCCAGCCTCGGTCAACCTGTGGAAGAAGAAACGCATGGACCGCATGATGGTGGAGCACCTGCTGCGCTGCGGCTACTACAACACAGCTGTTAAACTGGCCAGACAGAGCGGTATAGAG GATCTGGTGAACATTGAGATGTTCCTCACAGCTAAAGAGGTGGAGGAGTCCCTGGAGAGGCAGGAGACAGCCACTTGCCTAGCCTGGTGCCACGACAATAAGTCCCGCCTCCGCAAGATGAAG aGTTGTCTTGAATTCAGTCTGAGAATCCAGGAGTTCATTGAGCtcatcagacaaaacaaacgaATGGATGCAGTAAG ACATGCAAGGAAACATTTCAGCCAAGCAGAAGGTGGACAGTTGGATGAGGTTCGACAGGTGATGGGCATGCTGGCCTTCCCATCAGATACACACATCTCCCCATACAAG GATCTTTTGGATCCAGCTCGCTGGAAGATGCTGATCCAGCAGTTCCGATATGACAACTACAGACTGCACCAACTGGGAAACAACTCTGTCTTCACTATCACCTTACAGGCTGGTCTGTCTGCCATCAAGACACC TCAGTGCTACAAGGAGGATGGTACCTCTAAGAACCCAGACTGCCCAGTGTGCAGTAAATCCCTAAACAAGTTGGCCCAGCCGCTACCCATGGCCCACTGCGCCAACTCCAGACTAGTCTGTAAGATCTCTGGGGAGgtcatgaatgaaaacaatCCACCAATGATGCTGCCTAATGGATATGTGTACGGCTACAAT TCCCTTCTGTCTATTCGCCAAGATGACAAAGTGGTATGCCCCAGAACCAAAGAAGTCTTCAACTTCTCTCAGGCTGAGAAGGTCTACATCATGTGA
- the maea gene encoding E3 ubiquitin-protein transferase MAEA isoform X2 gives MVVAELEKTLSSFPVVDSVVSLLDGVVEKLSALKRKAAESIQAEDESAKLCKRRIEHLKEHSSDQPASVNLWKKKRMDRMMVEHLLRCGYYNTAVKLARQSGIEDLVNIEMFLTAKEVEESLERQETATCLAWCHDNKSRLRKMKSCLEFSLRIQEFIELIRQNKRMDAVRHARKHFSQAEGGQLDEVRQVMGMLAFPSDTHISPYKDLLDPARWKMLIQQFRYDNYRLHQLGNNSVFTITLQAGLSAIKTPQCYKEDGTSKNPDCPVCSKSLNKLAQPLPMAHCANSRLVCKISGEVMNENNPPMMLPNGYVYGYNSLLSIRQDDKVVCPRTKEVFNFSQAEKVYIM, from the exons ATGGTGGTTGCGGAGCTGGAGAAGACGCTTAGCAGCTTCCCGGTGGTCGACTCCGTGGTGTCACTGCTGGATGGAGTGGTGGAAAAACTCAGCGCCCTGAAGAGGAAG gCTGCCGAGTCCATCCAAGCAGAAGACGAGAGTGCCAAGCTGTGTAAGCGTCGTATCGAGCACTTGAAAGAGCACAGCAGCGACCAGCCAGCCTCGGTCAACCTGTGGAAGAAGAAACGCATGGACCGCATGATGGTGGAGCACCTGCTGCGCTGCGGCTACTACAACACAGCTGTTAAACTGGCCAGACAGAGCGGTATAGAG GATCTGGTGAACATTGAGATGTTCCTCACAGCTAAAGAGGTGGAGGAGTCCCTGGAGAGGCAGGAGACAGCCACTTGCCTAGCCTGGTGCCACGACAATAAGTCCCGCCTCCGCAAGATGAAG aGTTGTCTTGAATTCAGTCTGAGAATCCAGGAGTTCATTGAGCtcatcagacaaaacaaacgaATGGATGCAGTAAG ACATGCAAGGAAACATTTCAGCCAAGCAGAAGGTGGACAGTTGGATGAGGTTCGACAGGTGATGGGCATGCTGGCCTTCCCATCAGATACACACATCTCCCCATACAAG GATCTTTTGGATCCAGCTCGCTGGAAGATGCTGATCCAGCAGTTCCGATATGACAACTACAGACTGCACCAACTGGGAAACAACTCTGTCTTCACTATCACCTTACAGGCTGGTCTGTCTGCCATCAAGACACC TCAGTGCTACAAGGAGGATGGTACCTCTAAGAACCCAGACTGCCCAGTGTGCAGTAAATCCCTAAACAAGTTGGCCCAGCCGCTACCCATGGCCCACTGCGCCAACTCCAGACTAGTCTGTAAGATCTCTGGGGAGgtcatgaatgaaaacaatCCACCAATGATGCTGCCTAATGGATATGTGTACGGCTACAAT TCCCTTCTGTCTATTCGCCAAGATGACAAAGTGGTATGCCCCAGAACCAAAGAAGTCTTCAACTTCTCTCAGGCTGAGAAGGTCTACATCATGTGA
- the LOC137189792 gene encoding heterogeneous nuclear ribonucleoprotein A0-like produces MTDQLCKLFVGGLNVDTDDDGLRKHFEQYGTLTDCVVVVNKQLQRSRCFGFVTYSTPEEADAAMAARPHTVDGNSVEVKRAVAREDANKPEALAKVKKIFVGGLKDDIEEEHLSEYFSQYGQIEKAEVISEKETGKKRGFGFVYFTDHDAADKAVVVKFHTVNGHKVEVKKALTKQEMQAANRTGMAPRGRPGRGMRGNQNGYGSRDYGGNYNYGNGGGYNCGGYGGYGGPYGGGGYGDQGSGYGGGNGYNEFGSGYGQHSSGYGPMKGPPFGGQRSAAPYTRGGGGGGYPRGGYGGGY; encoded by the coding sequence atgaccgACCAGCTTTGTAAACTCTTCGTCGGTGGACTAAACGTGGACACCGACGACGATGGCCTGCGCAAGCACTTCGAGCAGTACGGTACGCTGACCGACTGCGTCGTGGTCGTGAACAAGCAGCTGCAGAGGTCCCGCTGCTTCGGCTTTGTCACCTACTCGACACCAGAGGAGGCCGACGCTGCGATGGCGGCCAGGCCGCACACCGTCGACGGAAACTCCGTCGAGGTGAAGCGGGCCGTGGCGAGAGAGGACGCTAACAAGCCGGAGGCCCTCGCAAAGGTGAAGAAAATCTTCGTCGGCGGCCTGAAAGACGACATCGAGGAGGAGCACCTGAGCGAATATTTCTCTCAGTACGGTCAGATCGAGAAGGCCGAAGTCATCTCGGAGAAGGAGACCGGGAAGAAACGGGGCTTCGGCTTTGTTTACTTCACCGATCACGACGCGGCCGACAAGGCGGTGGTAGTGAAGTTCCACACCGTCAATGGACACAAAGTTGAGGTGAAGAAAGCCCTGACCAAGCAGGAGATGCAAGCGGCCAACAGGACCGGCATGGCGCCGAGGGGAAGACCGGGCAGAGGCATGAGGGGGAATCAAAATGGCTACGGCAGCAGAGACTACGGCGGAAACTACAACTACGGAAATGGCGGAGGCTACAACTGTGGCGGCTACGGAGGGTACGGCGGACCATATGGGGGTGGCGGCTATGGCGACCAGGGAAGCGGCTATGGCGGTGGAAACGGCTACAACGAGTTTGGTAGCGGCTACGGGCAGCACTCTTCTGGCTACGGCCCCATGAAAGGGCCTCCCTTCGGCGGCCAGAGGAGCGCCGCTCCCTACACCCGAGGAGGGGGAGGCGGCGGATACCCGAGGGGGGGTTACGGCGGCGGCTACTAA
- the LOC137189790 gene encoding heterogeneous nuclear ribonucleoprotein A0-like, giving the protein MTAKLCKLFVGGLNVETTEDGLRAYFEQYGTLSDCVVVMNQQLGRSRCFGFITYSTPEEADAAMAAKPHVVEGNNVELKRAIAREDANNPDILANVKKIFVGGVKDHIEADNLSEYFSQFGVVEKAEIISDKQTGRKRGFGFVFFEDTDSATKAVLTKFHTINGNKVEVKKALTKQEMSTGGRGGGRGRGRGMQSYGGGRGGGGGGGYGGGYGGGYGGGYGGGYGGGYNGSGGYGGYGGGYDEYDNQMGGEYSNGDFGDGYGQQHSSYGAVKGGNYSYRSGAPYNRGGGGGGYGRGGGFGGGY; this is encoded by the coding sequence ATGACGGCGAAACTTTGCAAGCTTTTTGTCGGAGGTCTGAACGTGGAGACCACGGAAGATGGCCTCCGTGCGTATTTCGAGCAGTACGGCACGCTCAGCGACTGCGTTGTGGTGATGAACCAGCAGCTCGGACGGTCCCGCTGCTTCGGCTTCATCACCTACTCGACGCCGGAGGAGGCCGACGCAGCAATGGCGGCTAAGCCACATGTCGTTGAAGGCAACAACGTGGAGCTGAAGAGGGCCATAGCGCGGGAGGACGCCAACAACCCGGACATCCTCGCCAATGTCAAGAAAATCTTCGTCGGCGGCGTGAAAGACCACATCGAGGCGGACAACCTGAGCGAGTACTTCTCGCAGTTCGGCGTGGTGGAGAAGGCCGAGATCATCTCCGACAAGCAGACCGGCAGGAAGAGAGGCTTCGGCTTTGTCTTCTTCGAGGACACCGACTCCGCCACCAAAGCTGTGCTGACCAAATTCCACACCATCAACGGGAATAAGGTGGAGGTGAAGAAGGCCCTGACCAAGCAGGAGATGTCCACCGGCGGCCGCGGCGGAGGGAGAGGTCGAGGAAGAGGGATGCAAAGCTATGGCGGCGGAAGaggaggcggcggcggcggcggctaCGGCGGAGGCTACGGTGGCGGTTATGGAGGCGGCTACGGAGGAGGCTACGGCGGCGGTTACAACGGTAGTGGAGGCTACGGGGGGTATGGAGGGGGATACGACGAATACGACAACCAGATGGGGGGTGAATACAGTAATGGTGACTTTGGGGACGGCTACGGACAGCAGCACTCCAGTTATGGTGCAGTGAAGGGGGGTAACTACTCCTACAGGAGCGGGGCTCCTTACAACAGAggcggcggcggtggtggcTACGGCCGGGGCGGTGGGTTCGGCGGTGGCTATTAG